The DNA region TGAGCACGAGGGGGGCGCTGGAGGTCAGAGTAACTTATTGAATGTCTGCATGGGACATGACCATTGTTGTTATCCCATCATGAGACTGGGTCAATGCTGGACAGAAATTGAAATTGATTGGTTGCTTGTGAAAACAGGACGGGAGAAGGCGGCGAGCAGCACGTGTACGATGGAGAGTATGCGGCCTTTGACGAACAGgacgacggaggagagagacgggcTGTTATTCCACTACCAGTCTAGtgtcagaggcagagaaagaagTTGAATAGCCTCCCTTCCGATTCTGGCAGCGTGTGCTATTTGTTACATTACTCTACATCAAAACAACACTTCCCAATGTCCCCGAACATTAATATTAGAATAACcatattcaaattaaatttaatccGTCAGCCtcacgggggaaaaaaaatgcatttggtGAAATGCAAGTCTATGAATGGTATAAAATGTCCATATGCATTACATAGAGAAATGTTAATCTTTAAAAAGATTCAGATTGTCTTAACTGCAGTGttgaagttaaaataaaaaaactcatttCGGAAGTTATTAAATTCTAATAAATTCACATATTGTAATGACAAGAATCCAGTGGACACAGACTTgtcataaaattaaaaacaacttgGACGATTAACAGATGCAtctttaaataattcaaaactGCCCCACATATTGTGTTAAATATGCAGTATTGCTGCCAGCCAAAAATCTCTCATCTTTTGGGCAACCACAGCTCCTAAAGCCTCTACGCTAAGTGGTGTCTACGCGCCCGCTAGTCTCCATGCAGCCTGGAGTGTAGAGAGGGTGTAATGGTTTGTCTCAGATCTATagaaggaaggaaaaagaggATTCCACCCTGTAATTTCCTGGGGGCTTTGCGGGCCAACACCCTGGCTTGCTTTGTACCGACGTTCCTATGTTTGTGTTGCAAAAGTAAATGCAGCCTTATCAATTACTCTGAAAACACCTGGTGCCACGGCTCGGCAGACAGACACCTCTTTATGACTGTGACAGATAAACCTCACATAGACATAAAAAGGAAATATAGTATGACATTCACATTGTGGGGGAAAAAACCATGAAAGCAAAAGGAAAGTTAAAGAAGCAGTACCTGTAGGACAAGTGGTTCAGGATTAAATGCCAAGGTCATGAGCAGCTGCATTCTTTCAGTGTCCTTGAGGTTCTTGAGCAAGAAGCTGCCCGAGTCTTTGGTCTCGGCATACCTGCGGACCACGCGGTCCAGCAGCCTCTGTGAGGGGCAGTGGACCAGGTCTGACCAGCCCTCCACCACCTCTGGAGTGAGCAGACGGACGTCGCCGTTGATCCTTGCAAATTCAGTCTTGTACATGGCCTGGATGAGGTCGCACCGCGGCCTCCCCGTGGCCCTCTTGCAGATTTTCTGGTCGATCTCAGCCAACTCCTGGTTGGAGCCCAGCCGCTTGAGCACCACGCGCCGGGTGCCCTCCCTGGGCTCGCCGTACTGAGCAAAGTAAACATTCTTGACATTGAACACGTCCAGGAAACGCAGGCGGCCCCAGGTCTCGAAGGAAACCTGGCCGTTCATGAACTTGCGGCACCAGCTGGTGCCGAAGCAGGCGGGACACTTGTTGAGGTTGATGAAGCGCCTGTCGGTCAGCTCGTTCTTCTGGAAGGAGGCGAACAGGTTGTGAGTGTTCATCAGCAGGATGACGAACAACCCCAGCACCAGCAGGAGCTTCAGACAGCGATACAGGCGGCCCAGTTTGAGAGGCAAGAAGCGCAGCATGATGGGGACGGGCTGGGGtcgggggggggagggggtctcgagggactgggaggaggaggagaggtatTGAGATGATGGTCAGGGAGCCAACCTCAATGCCTCTCCGTCATGGTGGAGCAGGGTAGCTTCTAAACCGGCAGGCATGAGAAGGGCTGGCACAGCGGCCCCATGCTGTTCTCTGGCAGAGGCCAGTGACTCATGTTCTCCTTTCTTGGTGATTGTTTGCAACCTCGAGCCAGCAGGCCTGAAAtcaaaacgagagagagagagaggggaattCATTACATCaggttaaatgaaaaaaaaaatgcatttcatgaCACATAAATTGCCCTTTTGGTCGAGGATAACAAGAGAAAGGGTTTATTAAATTCTTCTACTGCGGGGCCCGCGATTTGACACCTAAATTCTCACGCGCAGTAcctgcaataaaacaaaaaagcactTTCTCTGGCATATGAAATTGTCTTACAAATTTGAATAGCTTGGGTCATTTGAGAGATTTCATTACTTTTTTGAGCACAAATGAGATGGCCCACAGCCAACGCAATAAATCGGGCCGCGTCGGTTGTGAGCGCTCTGTGAGGATTTGCTTGTATATTTGTCTTACTGTaagaaagataaataaaaatacagagaACCGGGTAAAGTTATCGAATTAAAAAGGAAATGTACAACAGCTTTTTCTCGTACAAATAAAATGTGGTGCTCTGTCTAGATAATGCCTCAGAGGATGCCCCTGTGTAGCTACAGCAGTATCCGTTGCTTCTCCTCTGAAGCAcagtagataaaaaaaaaaaggaaaaaaacaccaTCTGCATCCCTCAACAGATACATCGAGCTGAAaaatctttatttttcctccctTCTTCCTTCAAATGGAGAAATCTTACTCTGCTTTGTGAGGAGAGCCACGCTGTGCATAGTTTAACCTTTGATCAGAGTTTCCCTGCTTCATTTAAATCACGCTTTGAAGTGGTTTCTTTGAAAATGGCTGCTGTCACTAAAATAACGTTTGTGGTTGTGGTGAATACCTCCATTAGGCATATCAATGTCAGCGTGGAAGGGGAAGGTAAGAGACGGAGCCATGTGGAAGAGACAACAATCTGGGCTCTGGTAGAAGAATTGTGCTTTCAGAAAGCCCCAGAAGCCGCCATTGCCCGCCTATGGGGGAGCCATGCTGGACCACCCAATCAGCTTCTTAGCAATAGAGTCTTGTAAGTCTTATAAGGCGCTTTAAGTGCGACAATGACTCTGGCCATGCAAATTAGCCATCCACAATTAGGGCTCATTAGGACATGCCTATTAGGACAGCTGACTGGAGAGGGCATGGCTAACGAGCAGGCACACTACTGTGATTAGTGTGCGTGTCAATGGATTCCCCACGTTTTGCTTTCAGATCGAAGAGGCAGAGATCTGGGAAGGCGTGGGGCTGAAGGCAGCCAAAAAGAGCAGCGGGCGCGCGAGATGTGCGGCTGCTGAGCGTCCGATAAGACGCTGTGTGCACCAGTTCTTAGCTCACACCTCTGTCTGGAAATACCTCCAGCAGATCAGGCCAATATCAGGAAGGTAAAAATAGACTGCGTCCAAAAGAGGACACCACAGATGGCTGTACTGCACGTTAAGTAAAGAGGAAATAGGATTCACACCGTTGTCTATAATCACTTCAAAATCTTAAAACTCAACTGAAAAGTGAATGATTTTCCTCTTACCATAACAAAACAGGGATTATGACATATTCGTTTTCATATTCTCAGAAGATCCAATCTTAATGACAAGAAATACCAAACAGCAACAATGAATCCTAAAATGGAACTTAATAAGCTGCCAATTATCAAAATATTGGAAGACACCGGTTTATCTTAATGCTATAATGTTGTTTCATAAATTTACTTTCTGAAGCTATTCCCCCAAACTCACACCATCCTGAAATATCTCAGAAGCAAGATCATTTCCCATGCATATAATTTGAAACAAGATTTTCTGTGAGCAATGCAAACAGAAAATAGAGGTCCATGCCCCTGACAATTGATGCATAGCACCTACAAATTGCATTTAAAAACCTTAAATTGAATTGTGTCTGGGAATACTTTTTATATTCTGGGAGCTATTAATTTGAAATCGGAAAAAGAGTGATATCTTGTGTAAAGTGCTCGACAAAAACAGTAGCTTCAATAGGAGACGGAGCTTCGTGCCTGCTAGCACAGGAAGCCAGAGGAAGCCAATTGCTTGAGGGAAGAACTGAACACCCTGTTGCTATAAGATCTCCATTCAAGTGCTATTTAGTGTCTGACAAGGATGAGGCTGTAAGATCTTCAGGAGGAAAACTTAGATTTAACTGGGATCAGCAAAAGCCAGAAGAGGGACCCGACATCATCTCAGCCGGGCCAGAGGAGAACTTCCGTTGTTCAGGCAGAGGGAGATGGAAGCAACGTGACCCAGACCCAGGCACCGAGCGGTGCCGAGCTGCACGAGCCACTGGCTGAAAGGCGAGGACACCGCTTTCCCATCCTCCTCTCCTGAGAAAGCATTAGTCCTCAATTACCTCTGGAGCGTTACGTGGATTATGTCGATGATCGTACTAATTGCCGCTGTAAAAAGAAGTTACACACAGCATTTCCTCTCTGGTAATGAGACAACTGAGGTGTTGCTGGAAATATGAAAAGGCAGAAATGTGCTTCTTGTGGCTTATCTCTGATTTCATACTACTGCTCAGCAGGGGACAGGCGAGTAGTACAATCGTCATGCAACTGCAGGTTTATATACCGCTGCTACAGCTACGTGCCAATGAGGCCCAAACATTCATCATCACTGGAGGGATGGGGTGGTAAATTAAGACGGTGATCTTTTTCTCACGTAATTATCCCACTTGACTGCTTGTGGAGGATTTTACACCTGGAAAACCATTTATTTAACCACCTTGCTGTCTGTTGCGGTATATAGAGTTCTTTAACAGGATGTGCAGAGAGGAGGGCAGACTGTATAGGGCTTCATGGCAGGGCTGCCTACTCAGACATTTGACAAGGTTAAGGTTCACTTTAAACTCTAAATTAAAGCCAGATGATTTTCCCTCAAACACAGCTCTCACCCACCAGAACAGAAACAGTGAAATTCAAGGCAGTGTTTTCTTTTAGGCAAACCTCATTGTAACcacaaaaatgtcaaattaGCCCCCCTATACTTCATCCTGCCCCCCCCACTGTTCACTCCGCAAGAAGCAGGGAGGGGACTCCAGTTTAGAATCAGCACCAAATTACCTCTCATCATACACAGCGGCTGCCAAAAGTGGGGTAAAAGTTTTTTTAGCGAACTCTGTCTACAAAAGTACGGTGGTGAGCGCTTCGGAAGAGAGGCAAAGAAAAGAGGGCAAATCAAAGGATGCCTGACTCCTCATGCATGGGAGATGAGTCTCGCATTCAGAACGTTCCAAGTTTGGCAGATGTTAAGAGCCGCAAAATGGCTCATTACTGGGACAGAAAAGGCGCAAGATAAAGCAACAGGGCCCGTGTTGGCTTAAAACAGAATGACAAAAGGTCGACAGATGAAGATGGTGCTTTAATGGCAGagtatttcaacttttattaaaCTTAAATTTTCGCTGAATAACCAAGATAAGAAAAGGGGCTTTGAAAAGAAAATTTGCTTCTTGAATAATCTTCTCCACAGCTCATTGTGTACAAATGGTTTCAGATAATAGTGTACGCAGGAAGGCTACTTCTGAGCTAACCGCTTTCCTTCACTGCACCTCAGGCTAAACTTCATTATGATATAATGAAGTCAAgccacacatgaacacatttgATTAATTCCCCAGGAAATGCAAAAGGCTGCGGTGGAGCACGGGGAATGGGGAAAGAAGAGAGCGACCTGGCTGAGTGGAGCGCTGGCACACAACAAGGTGAGAGAAACTTGAGTGTTCTTATGATTGAGATGAATGGAAAGAGAAGATCACTCGAATACAGAGCAGCAGTTCCCCGTCTCCGAACGGACAAACACACATGACCGTGTCTTCCCCCAGAGACCGCCGGAATTACCACCAAACCCTACTTAAAGCTCGGAATAAGCCTCCTCTGACTCAGACCCTCCCTCCAATAAGCAATGTGCGGCTCTAGCTGGGTAGAGGAACTACTGTTGCCAAGGTTATCGACTGAGGGAGTCAATAATGTTTGATCACAAAAACATTCAGCCACAGCCGGATTTCCTCAGTACAGCAAACGCGCAGACAGTGATGGATAGATACGAATGACAGTAACAGTCGCACCCCTAATGGAAAATTGAGTCCTCACAATATAAGCAGCAATTAGCAGCATCCCCACATGAACATTAGTCCATTCATCTCTGGCTCAAACCAAATGATAGAGGTTTTAATGAGAATATCAATGGTGTCTGCTTTGCATCAAGCTGTCGCAGCTGTTTGGAAGGACAAACTTGAACTGGGAAGACTCCGCTCTGATAACTTGTTTGTTTGATTCGGTTTAAACATCCGCACATTCCATCCACCGAGTCAGCAGCGCTGCGTTTCAGCTGTTTGAACAAGTTGTCATACAGTCAAATTGCGAAATAGGGAATTCTCAAAACAGATCGGCGCGGACTGAAACAAGACGTCAAAAAAAGTTCCAGTTTAAACAAATGGGAAATGGGTTCTGTGCGAGGGAGGATGGAATTGATTAACTGAcagatatttattattttgtttaagGTCATTCCGAACGTTGCTCCATCTGCTGTAGAAGTTATTATATCTGGGTATGATTTAGTGAATTTggaggtcaaaaacaaaaataaactgccCCTAGGGGAGCTTTTAGCCCACAATTACAAGGCATTTCCCCGCTGAGCATtgaaaaacattcaaatcaaCCACCAGCAGAACATCTTAAGTGTATCGGTCTATTTTCATTGTTCCCTTGTCGACTAACCTTGGAGAAAGGCACCACAATTAGTCTCCTGCTATGAAAAAATATATTCTAACTAACTCTTTCGTTTCATTAAAGTGTAAAGATTCCTCTTTACGTTCTCTTCCTCTGGATTTATGAGCTTCTCTGGACCAAACCAGCAGGACTATTGTGGtaatctggttcctttcatttcaGCAAATCAAAGGCAGAAGTTTGCAGAAAGAACACAGTCATTATTTCGCAGTGTTAATCTCAGGCCATTATTATAATATGCTATTATTGTAAATTAGGCTTTCATTGCCAGtgcctgagctgctctgtgtgatgGCCAAATAGCTCAACCTGATGTTTAGTCACGCCAACAAGGAAGCAAATACAAAGCAAATCAATCCAAATCAATTTGGCTGGATGGAAACCTGTTGAGGCTCATTCAAAAACCACAGAGCCAAAAGAACACGTAGGAAGCAATGCAGAAACGTGGTTTGCGGAGGAAATACGTCCAGTGAATAATTGGCAATCTTAAAATGACACTAAAAGCAAACAAACGAAAGAAATCAAAGCGTTTTAAATTGTCGTGTAGAGAGTGAATATGAGAGAGAAACTGCAGTTTATCACGGCGATACGGCGAGTTGCGTTCAGGTACCTCTCATGAACATTGAtagtttttttctgctgcaagAAGCAACTGCCGCA from Betta splendens chromosome 4, fBetSpl5.4, whole genome shotgun sequence includes:
- the dipk2ab gene encoding divergent protein kinase domain 2Ab encodes the protein MLRFLPLKLGRLYRCLKLLLVLGLFVILLMNTHNLFASFQKNELTDRRFINLNKCPACFGTSWCRKFMNGQVSFETWGRLRFLDVFNVKNVYFAQYGEPREGTRRVVLKRLGSNQELAEIDQKICKRATGRPRCDLIQAMYKTEFARINGDVRLLTPEVVEGWSDLVHCPSQRLLDRVVRRYAETKDSGSFLLKNLKDTERMQLLMTLAFNPEPLVLQSFPSDEGWPFAKYLGACGRVVAVNYVGEELWSFYNAPWEKRVDLARQLMDIAEQLTNNDFEFALYLLDVSFDNFAVGPRDGKVIVVDAENVLVADKRLIKQNKPESYDVWYESRFEECDREACLSFSKDSLCSRVTVDHNYYAICQNLLSRYATWRGTTGGLLHDPPAHIAKDGQLEALLDECTRPKKRYGRFQAAKDLREYLTQLAAASSSATAR